One window of Flavobacteriales bacterium genomic DNA carries:
- a CDS encoding ATP-dependent Clp protease ATP-binding subunit, with amino-acid sequence MDAKFSPRVREVIGFSREEALRLGHDHIGIEHILLGLIREGDGNAVKILRHMDVDLEDLRKMVEAGMEPASAVRPPEKDKITLVKQAEKMLKITFLEAKLFKSPQIDTEHVLLSMLKDQDNLATRALHKFNVDYEHVKHEVDTILAGDGPTPASERPSPKAQGPQSADDDDDDSGSASYGAGAKKPGDSKSKTPVLDNFGRDLTKMAEDGKLDPIVGREKEIERVSQILSRRKKNNPVLIGEPGVGKSAIAEGLALRIIQRKVSRVLFGKRIVALDIASLVAGTKYRGQFEERMKAVMHELENSPDVILFIDEIHTIVGAGGASGSLDASNMFKPALARGEIQCIGATTLDEYRQYIEKDGALERRFQKVIVEPTSVDETIQILNNIKEKYEDHHNVDYTPEAISACVKLTNRYITDRHLPDKAIDALDEAGSRVHIRNIVVPQSILDVEKKIEEVKDEKNKVVRSQRYEEAAKLRDRERTLLEELEVAKKKWEEESRSNRTVVSEDNVAEVVAMMSGIPVQRIAEKESGKLQRMKEEMEGKVIGQEEAVTKVVKAIRRNRAGLKDPNRPIGSFIFLGPTGVGKTQLAKELARYMFDTDEALIRIDMSEYMEKFSVSRLIGAPPGYVGYEEGGQLTEKVRRRPYAIILLDEIEKAHPDVFNLLLQALDDGQMTDSLGRRIDFRNSIIIMTSNIGARDLQEYGSGVGFGTKAKVDGTTDANRGIVEKALKKAFAPEFLNRIDDIIMFNSLKREDIHKIIDIELGYVYMRISELGYDLKLTDDAKDFLAEKGYDEKFGARPLKRAIQKYIEDPMAEEIINQKVEEGDKITVGLNKDKSDVTIKVTKSKKKVSKGEEDTAEPEA; translated from the coding sequence ATGGACGCTAAATTTTCTCCCCGTGTAAGAGAGGTCATCGGCTTCAGCCGGGAAGAGGCGCTACGCCTCGGCCACGACCATATCGGCATTGAGCACATCCTGCTCGGCCTTATCCGCGAAGGCGACGGCAACGCCGTGAAGATCCTCCGCCACATGGACGTGGACCTGGAGGACCTGCGTAAAATGGTAGAGGCCGGGATGGAGCCTGCCAGCGCTGTCCGCCCACCGGAAAAGGACAAGATCACCTTGGTGAAGCAGGCCGAGAAGATGTTGAAGATCACCTTCCTCGAGGCCAAGCTCTTCAAAAGCCCGCAGATCGACACGGAACATGTGCTGTTGAGCATGCTGAAGGACCAGGACAACCTGGCCACACGCGCCCTGCACAAGTTCAATGTGGACTATGAGCACGTGAAGCACGAGGTGGACACGATCCTCGCCGGCGACGGCCCCACCCCCGCTTCCGAGCGCCCAAGCCCCAAGGCCCAAGGCCCCCAGAGCGCCGACGACGATGATGACGACAGCGGAAGTGCGAGCTATGGCGCCGGGGCTAAGAAGCCCGGCGACAGCAAGAGCAAGACGCCGGTGCTGGACAACTTCGGCCGCGACCTCACCAAAATGGCCGAGGACGGCAAGCTGGACCCCATCGTGGGCCGGGAGAAGGAGATCGAGCGCGTGAGCCAGATCCTCAGCCGCCGCAAGAAGAACAACCCCGTGTTGATCGGCGAGCCCGGCGTGGGCAAATCGGCCATCGCGGAAGGTCTGGCATTGCGCATCATCCAGCGCAAGGTGAGCCGCGTGCTCTTCGGCAAGCGCATCGTGGCGCTTGACATTGCCAGCTTGGTCGCGGGCACCAAGTACCGAGGCCAGTTCGAGGAACGCATGAAGGCCGTGATGCACGAGCTGGAGAACAGCCCGGACGTGATCCTCTTTATCGACGAGATCCACACCATCGTGGGCGCGGGCGGCGCCTCCGGCTCGCTGGACGCCAGCAACATGTTCAAGCCCGCCTTGGCACGCGGCGAGATCCAGTGCATCGGCGCCACCACGCTGGACGAATACCGCCAATACATTGAGAAGGACGGTGCCTTGGAGCGCCGCTTCCAAAAGGTGATCGTCGAGCCCACCAGCGTGGACGAGACGATCCAGATCCTCAACAACATCAAGGAAAAGTACGAGGACCACCACAACGTGGACTACACGCCGGAAGCCATTTCCGCCTGTGTGAAGCTCACCAACCGCTACATCACCGACCGGCACCTGCCGGACAAGGCGATCGACGCGCTGGACGAGGCGGGAAGCCGCGTCCACATCAGGAACATCGTGGTGCCGCAGTCGATCTTGGACGTGGAGAAGAAGATCGAGGAGGTGAAGGATGAGAAGAACAAGGTGGTGCGCAGCCAGCGCTACGAGGAAGCGGCCAAGCTCCGCGACCGCGAACGCACCCTGTTGGAGGAACTGGAAGTCGCCAAGAAGAAGTGGGAAGAGGAAAGCCGCTCCAACCGCACCGTGGTCTCGGAGGACAATGTGGCCGAAGTGGTCGCCATGATGAGCGGCATCCCCGTGCAGCGCATCGCCGAAAAGGAAAGCGGCAAGCTGCAGCGGATGAAGGAGGAGATGGAGGGCAAGGTGATCGGTCAGGAAGAGGCCGTGACCAAGGTGGTGAAGGCCATCCGCCGCAACCGTGCCGGCCTGAAGGACCCCAACCGCCCCATCGGCAGCTTCATCTTCCTCGGCCCCACCGGCGTGGGCAAAACGCAGCTCGCCAAGGAACTGGCGCGTTACATGTTCGACACCGATGAGGCCCTGATCCGGATCGACATGAGCGAGTACATGGAGAAATTCTCCGTGAGCCGCCTCATCGGTGCGCCTCCCGGCTACGTGGGCTACGAGGAAGGCGGCCAGCTCACCGAGAAGGTGCGCCGCAGGCCCTACGCGATCATCCTGCTGGACGAGATCGAGAAGGCCCACCCGGACGTCTTCAACCTGCTGTTGCAAGCGCTGGACGACGGACAGATGACCGACAGCCTCGGTCGCCGGATCGATTTTCGGAACAGCATCATCATCATGACCTCCAACATCGGCGCGCGCGACCTGCAGGAATACGGAAGCGGCGTGGGCTTCGGCACCAAGGCCAAGGTGGATGGAACAACCGATGCCAACCGGGGCATCGTGGAGAAGGCGTTGAAGAAGGCCTTCGCCCCCGAGTTCCTCAACCGCATCGATGACATCATCATGTTCAATTCGCTGAAGCGGGAGGACATCCACAAGATCATCGACATCGAGCTGGGCTACGTGTACATGCGCATTAGCGAGCTGGGCTACGACCTGAAGCTCACCGACGACGCCAAGGACTTCCTCGCGGAAAAAGGCTACGACGAGAAATTCGGTGCCCGTCCCCTCAAGCGCGCGATCCAGAAGTACATCGAAGACCCCATGGCCGAGGAGATCATCAACCAAAAGGTGGAGGAAGGCGACAAGATCACCGTGGGCCTCAACAAGGACAAGAGCGACGTCACCATCAAGGTAACCAAGAGCAAGAAGAAGGTGAGCAAGGGTGAAGAGGATACGGCGGAGCCGGAGGCGTAG
- a CDS encoding DUF493 family protein, which yields MEHDDARDRMRKALDLVHKWPAVYMFKFIFEPEEERLNAVLALFPPEAEILRKYSKAGKYLSLTAREVMLSADEVVARYDKAALIEGVIVL from the coding sequence ATGGAGCACGACGATGCCCGCGACCGTATGCGCAAGGCCTTGGACCTGGTCCATAAATGGCCGGCGGTCTACATGTTCAAGTTCATCTTCGAGCCGGAGGAAGAACGCCTGAACGCCGTGCTGGCCCTGTTCCCGCCCGAGGCGGAGATACTCCGCAAGTACAGCAAGGCCGGCAAATACCTCAGCCTCACCGCCCGTGAGGTGATGCTGAGCGCCGACGAGGTGGTGGCCCGCTATGACAAGGCCGCGCTGATCGAAGGGGTGATCGTGCTATAA
- a CDS encoding cation transporter encodes MASTDRRTLLWVFAINAGFFVVESVVGWLAHSMGLVADGLDMGADAVVYGLSLWAIGKAASVKQRVAHGSGYLQFALASLGFAEVLRRTIVAVDPPEPIAMAVVSVFALAGNLACLYLLRKAKDGEVHMQASWIFTSNDAKVNVGVLAAAGMVALTGARWPDLLIGTFVFVLVLRGAWRIIHL; translated from the coding sequence ATGGCCAGCACCGATCGTCGCACGCTGCTTTGGGTATTCGCTATAAACGCGGGCTTCTTCGTAGTGGAGAGCGTGGTGGGCTGGTTGGCGCACAGCATGGGCCTGGTGGCAGACGGGCTGGACATGGGTGCCGATGCCGTGGTGTACGGCCTTAGCCTGTGGGCCATTGGCAAGGCCGCATCCGTTAAGCAACGTGTGGCGCATGGCAGCGGCTATTTGCAATTCGCCTTGGCCTCGCTCGGTTTCGCCGAGGTGCTGCGCCGCACCATCGTTGCTGTGGATCCACCGGAACCGATCGCCATGGCCGTGGTATCGGTATTCGCCTTGGCGGGCAACCTGGCCTGCCTCTACCTCCTGCGCAAAGCGAAGGATGGCGAAGTACACATGCAAGCCTCTTGGATCTTCACCAGCAACGATGCGAAAGTGAATGTGGGCGTGCTGGCGGCCGCCGGCATGGTTGCCCTTACCGGCGCACGTTGGCCGGACCTGCTCATTGGTACCTTTGTCTTCGTGCTGGTGCTGCGTGGCGCATGGCGGATCATTCACTTGTAG
- a CDS encoding trypsin-like peptidase domain-containing protein: protein MRIRLHIAPLLLCTLALPALAQDAGVRVFAQASGAVAWVETLSADSLHHLRSSGVVLKEQGWLLTCFHGFKNGGSIAARLGDVPLQLGAVITADEARDLVVVQVLGTEPASAWKSVPTLATVTSDAIPTGADAYAIGNPNGAELVISYGLVSGLRPFGRTARKLLQFSAPISEGNSGGALVDSKARLLGLPMAWHADGGGQALNFALPMEEVFAAVASPRNDLPVADTAWLNATQVYRKGECLQAEKLFLGFIDNTNPHARDAAYFSARCLQRTGLTERARAIYEHLVFVDPFDAKSMFRLGEVLLKLGETKRAFELRQEAGRLKPELLTNDQWD from the coding sequence ATGAGGATACGCCTGCACATAGCACCCCTGCTCCTCTGCACCCTCGCGTTGCCCGCACTGGCACAGGATGCGGGTGTGCGCGTATTCGCACAAGCAAGCGGTGCCGTGGCCTGGGTGGAGACCCTGAGCGCGGACAGCCTGCACCACCTGCGCAGCAGCGGCGTGGTGCTGAAGGAACAAGGCTGGCTGCTCACCTGCTTCCACGGCTTCAAGAACGGCGGCAGCATCGCAGCGCGTTTGGGCGACGTGCCCTTGCAATTGGGTGCGGTGATCACGGCCGATGAAGCCCGCGATCTGGTGGTGGTGCAAGTGCTGGGCACCGAGCCAGCTTCGGCGTGGAAGTCGGTGCCGACGCTGGCCACGGTGACCAGCGATGCCATACCCACGGGAGCGGATGCCTATGCGATCGGCAATCCGAACGGCGCGGAGCTGGTGATCAGTTACGGGCTTGTGAGCGGGCTACGGCCTTTCGGAAGAACGGCGCGCAAGCTGTTGCAGTTTTCCGCGCCCATCAGCGAAGGCAACAGCGGCGGCGCCTTGGTGGACAGCAAAGCACGGCTGCTCGGCCTGCCCATGGCGTGGCATGCTGACGGCGGCGGACAGGCGCTCAACTTCGCCCTGCCGATGGAGGAGGTCTTCGCCGCCGTGGCCAGCCCGCGCAATGACCTGCCGGTGGCCGATACGGCATGGCTGAACGCCACGCAGGTCTACCGGAAAGGCGAATGCTTGCAGGCCGAAAAATTGTTCCTCGGCTTCATCGATAACACCAACCCGCACGCACGCGATGCCGCCTACTTCAGCGCACGGTGCCTGCAACGCACCGGGCTCACGGAACGCGCACGTGCCATCTACGAGCACTTGGTGTTTGTCGACCCCTTTGATGCGAAAAGCATGTTCCGCTTAGGGGAAGTGCTGCTGAAACTCGGCGAAACAAAACGCGCCTTCGAACTGCGCCAGGAGGCCGGCCGCCTAAAACCGGAGCTGCTCACCAACGATCAATGGGATTGA
- a CDS encoding phospholipase D family protein has product MAHFLTTTDSSAAIERVIREAERSLTLISAFVAPRIVHLQRLRDAAERGVEITFIFGKKPMHLGVFRDLRTLPNMKLYFLRELHAKCYFNEHEAVVTSLNLLGGSERSNREMGVLLNAAHDPEAYGQMVQESHSILRIADLVHSTVPEKGLERIKEEWGKRVAVIEPQEDSSEEEMSTIERVRKKYPRAYLRWSPEEDSLFQEMIKRGMAQLAISGLLERQPSAIASRIEKLKGDNDAPPLASS; this is encoded by the coding sequence ATGGCCCATTTTCTCACCACCACCGACAGCAGCGCGGCCATTGAGCGGGTGATCCGCGAGGCGGAGCGGTCGCTCACGCTCATCTCTGCGTTCGTCGCGCCGCGCATCGTCCACCTGCAACGCCTGCGGGATGCGGCCGAGCGCGGGGTGGAGATCACCTTCATCTTCGGCAAGAAGCCCATGCACCTGGGCGTGTTCCGCGACCTGCGCACGCTGCCGAACATGAAGCTGTACTTCCTGCGGGAGCTGCACGCCAAATGCTATTTCAACGAGCACGAGGCCGTGGTGACCAGCTTGAACCTGCTGGGCGGCTCGGAGCGGAGCAACCGCGAAATGGGCGTGCTGCTCAATGCGGCCCATGATCCGGAAGCCTATGGCCAAATGGTGCAGGAGAGCCATAGCATCCTCCGCATCGCCGACCTGGTCCACAGTACGGTGCCGGAGAAGGGTCTGGAGCGGATCAAGGAGGAATGGGGCAAGCGCGTGGCGGTGATCGAGCCGCAGGAGGATAGTTCGGAAGAGGAAATGAGCACCATTGAACGGGTGCGGAAGAAATACCCGCGCGCCTATCTCCGCTGGTCCCCGGAAGAAGACAGCCTCTTCCAGGAAATGATCAAGCGCGGCATGGCGCAGCTGGCCATCAGCGGCCTGCTGGAACGGCAGCCATCCGCCATCGCGTCCCGGATCGAGAAGTTGAAAGGGGACAACGACGCTCCCCCGTTAGCTTCGTCTTGA
- a CDS encoding sigma-70 family RNA polymerase sigma factor: MGLFRTDPVDLSDERLMELTVRGDERAFTVLYDRYQRKLLSYFHRMLWNDRERAEDFLQDLFTKIAQKPDSYNPERPFRTWLYSVANNMCKNEYRRMATRTAAVPELKATNNHTVEAVGGIGVDRALFSAKLEEELDKLDPDHKATFVMRHHEDMAIKEIAEVFGISEGTVKSRLFYTVKKLAANMPEFDPRPKQADPVVRPR; encoded by the coding sequence ATGGGCCTCTTCCGCACCGACCCCGTGGACCTGAGCGATGAGCGGCTCATGGAGCTTACCGTGCGCGGCGATGAGCGCGCCTTCACCGTGCTCTACGACCGCTACCAGCGCAAGCTCCTCTCCTACTTCCACCGCATGCTGTGGAACGACCGGGAGCGCGCGGAGGACTTTCTGCAGGACCTTTTCACCAAGATCGCGCAGAAGCCCGATAGCTACAATCCTGAACGGCCCTTCCGCACCTGGCTCTACAGCGTGGCGAACAACATGTGCAAGAACGAATACCGCAGGATGGCCACACGCACGGCGGCCGTTCCGGAACTGAAAGCCACGAACAACCACACCGTGGAAGCGGTGGGCGGCATCGGCGTGGACCGGGCGCTGTTCTCCGCCAAGTTGGAGGAGGAATTGGACAAGCTGGACCCGGACCACAAAGCCACCTTCGTGATGCGGCACCATGAGGACATGGCGATCAAGGAGATCGCCGAGGTGTTCGGCATCTCCGAAGGCACGGTGAAAAGCCGCCTCTTCTACACGGTGAAAAAGCTGGCCGCCAACATGCCGGAATTCGACCCACGACCTAAACAAGCGGACCCTGTTGTGAGGCCGCGATGA